CTATATGTATGTTATAATGATTTGcacatttatacatatatatttttttttaccagacttcTTCAGCGAGTGATCACCAATGCTACTACAATGAAACAATAGCTTTTTTCTACAACCGAAGTGGAAAACCTCTTGCCACGGAATGGCATACTGTCAACAAGCTAGTTATGGGACTTGGCATCACTGTATGTATATTCATCATGTTAGCCAACTTACTGGTTATGGTGGCTATTTATGTAAATCGACGTTTCCACTTTCCTATTTATTACTTGATGGCAAACTTGGCCGCTGCAGACTTCTTTGCAGGACTAGCTTACTTTTACCTAATGTTTAACACGGGTCCTAACACTAGAAGATTGACTGTAAGCACATGGCTACTGCGACAGGGTCTGATTGACACTAGCTTGACTGCTTCTGTAGCCAATTTGCTTGCCATTGCCATAGAAAGGCACATTACAGTATTCAGAATGCAGCTGCACACCCGAATGAGCAACAGAAGAGTGGTCGTGGTGATAGTGGTCATCTGGACTATGGCTATTGTGATGGGGGCAATACCAAGCGTTGGATGGAATTGTATCTGTGACCTTGAGCACTGTTCCAACATGGCTCCACTCTACAGTGATTCTTACTTAGTCTTCTGGGCTATATTCAACTTGGTCACCTTCGTGGTTATGGTAGTTCTCTACGCACATATATTTGTATACGTCAGGCAGAGGACTATGAGGATGTCAAGGCACAGCTCTGGTCCCAGGAGAAACCGTGATACTATGATGAGTCTACTGAAAACCGTTGTCATTGTTTTAGGTAAGTGGATTCATGTTTCTATGCAATAAATATACTTCTCAAACTCACTGAAGATGTTTAGTTGATTGTGCCCTTTTGTATGTAGTGTGGATTTTACAGCACTGGAAATTGACCGAAGTGCATAGGTGGGAACTGGAGGAGATCATAGAAGGATATTGCATGGTTAATGTGTTGGAGATACAACAACTTACAGCTTAGTCTATTGCTGGATTGACTGCAGTTCACAGTTATAATACTAGATGTCGCTGTTACCAATGCTCACTTGTAGTCTCTCGATGATGTGTTGTATTTCCTGTACATTG
This portion of the Bufo gargarizans isolate SCDJY-AF-19 chromosome 1, ASM1485885v1, whole genome shotgun sequence genome encodes:
- the LOC122920463 gene encoding lysophosphatidic acid receptor 1-B isoform X1, which encodes MATLSEFVTEPIGMMSQSQTSSASDHQCYYNETIAFFYNRSGKPLATEWHTVNKLVMGLGITVCIFIMLANLLVMVAIYVNRRFHFPIYYLMANLAAADFFAGLAYFYLMFNTGPNTRRLTVSTWLLRQGLIDTSLTASVANLLAIAIERHITVFRMQLHTRMSNRRVVVVIVVIWTMAIVMGAIPSVGWNCICDLEHCSNMAPLYSDSYLVFWAIFNLVTFVVMVVLYAHIFVYVRQRTMRMSRHSSGPRRNRDTMMSLLKTVVIVLGAFIICWTPGLVLLLLDVCCPQCNILDYEKFFLLLAEFNSAMNPIIYSYRDKEMSATFKQILCCQRTESTNGPQEGSDRSASSLNHTILAGVHSNDHSVV
- the LOC122920463 gene encoding lysophosphatidic acid receptor 1-B isoform X2, whose amino-acid sequence is MGLGITVCIFIMLANLLVMVAIYVNRRFHFPIYYLMANLAAADFFAGLAYFYLMFNTGPNTRRLTVSTWLLRQGLIDTSLTASVANLLAIAIERHITVFRMQLHTRMSNRRVVVVIVVIWTMAIVMGAIPSVGWNCICDLEHCSNMAPLYSDSYLVFWAIFNLVTFVVMVVLYAHIFVYVRQRTMRMSRHSSGPRRNRDTMMSLLKTVVIVLGAFIICWTPGLVLLLLDVCCPQCNILDYEKFFLLLAEFNSAMNPIIYSYRDKEMSATFKQILCCQRTESTNGPQEGSDRSASSLNHTILAGVHSNDHSVV